One Gadus morhua chromosome 13, gadMor3.0, whole genome shotgun sequence genomic window carries:
- the LOC115557375 gene encoding coiled-coil domain-containing protein 106-like, which yields MRRADTCSRSKRPANTLSSARNTPAAGDESVEEEAAGTSSTARTTVAPNAQLASTRLRHELQMARQKSDWQQELVKDLTKERDFLLEQLAMTARKKDKGSPPQAKKCQSQGADSTVSSKSGPDSSHSSSDSSSDSSSSDEGRKKKKKKKKNSRGKGRKQGKRAKNRKGQGVYQRAKDPEEVVARYRKVLKICRKGRTMGAAFKAVGVDRNTIVVNAPMAELCIAAPEAYAELKESAPKKEKLSSFAQRCKDAIDVDENIVTQIKEYKDSGKLLPITKKN from the exons ATGAGACGTGCTGATACCTGCTCTCGGTCTAAACGTCCAGCGAACACGCTGAGCTCGGCAAGGAATACCCCTGCCGCCGGAGACGAATCGGTTGAGGAGGAAGCGGCGGGAACGTCTTCCACCG CTAGGACCACAGTCGCTCCTAATGCCCAACTGGCTTCAACGAGACTGCGCCATGAGCTGCAGATGGCCAGGCAGAAGTCGGACTGGCAGCAGGAGCTGGTTAAAGACTTGACCAAAGAAAGGGACTTCCTGCTGGAACAACTGGCTATGA CAGCAAGAAAAAAGGACAAGGGCAGTCCACCCCAGGCGAAGAAgtgccagtcgcagggagccgACTCAACCGTCTCGTCCAAGTCGGGGCCTGATTCTTCCCACTCTTCTTCCGACTCTTCCTCCGACTCTTCCTCCTCGGATGAGGgacggaagaagaagaagaagaagaagaagaacagcaGGGGAAAAGGACGGAAGCAGGGGAAAAGGGCAAAGAACCGGAAGGGGCAAGGTGTTTACCAGCGAG CTAAAGATCCTGAAGAGGTGGTGGCCCGGTACCGCAAGGTGCTGAAAATCTGCAGGAAGGGAAGAACCATGGGGGCAGCCTTCAAAGCTGTGGGGGTCGACCGCAACACCATTGTTGTAAATGCCCCCATGGCAGAGCTGTGCATTGCTGCCCCAGAGGCGTATGCAGAGCTAAAAGAGAGCGCCCCCAAAAAGGAGAAGCTCTCCAGTTTTGCACAGAGGTGCAAGGATGCCATAGACGTGGACGAAAACATTGTTACCCAAATCAAAGAATATAAAGACTCTGGCAAACTTTTGCCAATTACTAAAAAAAACTAG